From the genome of Bremerella sp. JC817:
CCGGCCAAGAAGGCACCGGCCAAGAAGGCACCGGCCAAGAAGGCACCGGCCAAGAAGGCACCGGCCAAGAAGGCACCGGCCAAGAAGGCACCGGCCAAGAAGGCACCGGCCAAGAAGGCACCGGCCAAGAAGGCACGGGCCAAGAAGGCACCGGCCGAGAAGGCACCGGCCAAGAAGGGCCGGGTTAACTAGTCGCAATTGTGTAAACTAGCTGAGCCAGTTTCTTCTATCAGTTCCATGATTTTAAGTTTTACTTTTTCCGAAAGTTGACTCCACTTGTTGAATATGAACCGAAGTTGGGCCCTATCATTTAGGATTGCGTCGGATTCTGCGTTGGTCTTAGCTGAAATGGCATAATTCCTCGAGAAAAACGGATCTTCTTCGACTCCCCTAGGGGGTGCCTAAAGCCGCAGCGATGCGGCTTTTTTTATGCGCTGATTTTCGTAAATCATCGTTCTATATGTGATTGCGACGAAGTGGAGAGGGCAGGAAGAACGCCGTCTTCATCGCAACATCGCGACTTTCAGGCCACGGGCCTGATTTTAGAGAATCCCAGAGCGACCGCAGACGCCAACGTCCAGGCTGCTTGAACCGCTGCCTGTTGGGTGCGGACATGCAGGTGCGTGCGCTTGGCGGATTGTTCGTGGGCAGGTTGAGTTCGCGTTTCGCACCGTCCATCGTATGGGCGAACTTCCGCGATTCGTCGGCGTAGCTGTCCGCCACGATTCACTTGCCTTTCGTCGGGCCGATCCGTGCGGGGCGTGGTAGGCACGTGATTACCACAGCACCAGCGTGAAGCTTTCGCCAAGGATCAGCCGGCTACCCGAACCAATTTGGTCATATTCACGCCAAAGCGTCCCGACCAAAATTGTTAATGATTACTCTCTCCGTCAACTGCTTTGCAATTTTCGGGGAGACAAGGTCGGTTTCCAAGTCCTGATTCAGACTGCGTTGCATTGCCGCCGCTGCATCACCAGATTTGTAGGCAGCAATAACAGATGCCTCAGTGGGCGCTTCCCCAAACGCAGCACGAATCGCATCGAAGTATTCTTCGGCTGGCTCGTTAGGGTATGGCCAGTTCGGGACAATCACAGTAATCCACTGAGATATGTCACACGCCATGTGATGAATGATGTTCTCGCTTGACATCGTTATGATTCTGCAAACTCCAAGTTGTTATTGTTATTCACCTCGAGGATACCCTTGCCGTATCCATTCGCGGATTCCCTCGGCATCCCAAGGCGTCCAATAACTCATCTTTAGCGGCTTGGACATTGTGCCGTTGTTCTCCCATCGCCGGATGGTCGAGGGGGCGCATACAAAACACCATGCCAGGCTACCGGCACCGATCGGGATTATCCGGTCGTCGTCTTAATCCTGGCGAGGTTATCGTTTGTCGGTGTCATGTATATCCGCACCAGGAGCACCTACCAGTGTATCCGTCGGAGGAACCGGGTGTAGGGCCGTGCCGACCGGAGTGGTATGTGCCGTACAAGAGGTGTTCCTGTAGTAATCTGTGCCTTCGTTCCATCGTCTCCTAAGGGGAGGCCAAAGCCGTAGCGATGCGGTTTTTTTGTTTCTTGTCTTACGGTGGGCTGGGGCTCGGCGGGCGCACTTTCTTTGGGGTGTCGCCGGAATGTTGTGGATGGCCGGGCTCCGGATGTCAATTGGCTAGATCATCGGTGCTGTTCGTGGCCGTTTTCCTGCAAGTGCAGTGTGCGTCCGTTCTTGTTGACTTCGCGTGACTTGCGACCGATGGGAGGCACGTTGAGTTCTCCTGCAGGAGGGTCGTGCCGAACCTCTCGGCTTCGGTATACCGCACGGTGTCAGGCCGGAAAGTCAGGCAATCAGAACTACGTTTACTGATGACGAGGTACGTCGTCATCAAAGGCAGAAAACCAATAGCTGGAAGGGGTGGTCCAGTGACAAGTGATGTTTTACAAGAGAAAACGCTGTCGCGTATTCTTGTGATCGACGACAATCCGGCGATCCATGCCGATTTTCGGAAGGTACTCGAGAATAAAGAACCAGATAACGCCTTGTCGGATCTCAGCGCCGAGCTTTTCGGGGTGCCAGTGTCGTCGCCGGAAATCAAGCCTCGATTCCGACTCGATGCCGCGCAGCAAGGGGAAGAAGGTCTTGAGAAACTAAAGCAGGCACTCAGTGACGGCTCGCCTTTCTCATTGGCGTTTGTTGACATGCGGATGCCGCCTGGTTGGGACGGCCTGGAAACCATCGAGCATCTCTGGCAGGTCGACCCGCAATTGCATGTCGTGATCTGCACCGCCTATGCCGACTATTCGTGGTCGGACGTCGTCGAGCGATTGGGAGCGAACGATCGCTGGTTGGTGCTGAAGAAGCCATTCGATAACGCTGAAGTTTGCCAAATGGCCTCGGCCCTGGTCGAGAAGCGTCGGCTGTCGGAAAAGCTGCGGGCTCACCTGGGCGAACTGGAAGATCGCCTCGATGAAGGAACGATCGCCCTCAAAGAACGCGAGCAGCGACTACGAAATATTCTGGATACCGCCCCGGACGGAATCATCACGTTTGACGCCGACGGTAACATCGAGTCGGTCAACAACGCCGCCTGCGAGTTGTTTGGTTTCGAGGTGAAGGAAGTTCTGGGGAACAAGGTGCAAGCCTTGCTGCACGACCAGGATGCCTGCGCTGCCGCAAACGTGCGCGACGCCTTCAAGCTGACCGAATCCCGCAAGACGGCATCGATCGAACTCGATTCGACGCGGGTCAATCGATCGGTCTTTCCTGCCCAATGGACCGTCGGGCATTTTCGTAGCAGTGAAAGGCAGTTCTTTATTGCCATCGTGCGCGACTTGACCGAACATCGCCAATTGCAATGTAACCTGGCCCAGGCACAGAAGCTGGAGTCGGTCGGCCAGCTTGCCGCCGGAATCGCTCACGAGATCAACACACCAACGCAATACGTCGGTGACAATGTTCGTTTCCTTCGCGATTCGTTTGAAGACCTGACGTTGGCGCTCGACAAACTGCAGTCGTTGCACGCGGCGTGCGAAAGCACAAATTACCTGCCAGACCTGGTGAAAGATATTCGCAAGGTTCTGGAAGACTCCGATATCGAATTCATATTAAGTGAAGCCCCAGACACGTTCTCGCAAACGCTTGATGGGATTAACCGTGTGGCGTCGATCGTTCAGGCGATGAAAGAGTTTTCGCACCCTGGCGATGAAGAGAAGAAGTTAGTGGATATCCACGCGGCGTTGACGACTTCGATCACCGTGTCGCGTAACGAATGGAAATACGTGGCGGACGTGCAGACCGATTTCGCTGCAGACATGCCTCGGATTCCTTGCCTGATCGGAAAGCTTAACCAGGTCTTTCTGAATTTGATCGTCAACGCGGCCCATGCGATTGCCGAAGCCAACGGCAAGCAATCGAAGCAAAAGGGAACGATCACCATTCGAACTTCATATGGCGATGGCTGGGCACAGATCGATTTCACCGATACCGGGACCGGCATCCCGGCTGAAATCCAAGATCGCATCTTCGATCCGTTCTTCACGACCAAGGGGGTCGGCAAGGGAACCGGGCAAGGCTTAGCGATTGCTCGGAGCGTGGTCGTTGACAAACATGGGGGCACGATCGAAGTTTTCACCGCCCAAGGACGAGGGACGACTTTCCGAATTCGTCTGCCTGTGGAGTCCGCTGATCGCCGGACTCGTGGAATGAGTGTCTAGGAGGGGTGTGATGAGAACGATTCTTTTCGTCGATGACGAGCCGAATGTGCTGTCCGGGTTACGCCGGACGCTGCGCCAGTTTCGTGGCCAGTGGGCACTTCTGTTCGCCAACGGAGCGGAAGAAGCGGTCTCGATTCTGCGAAAACGAAAGCTCGATGTCATCGTCACCGATATGCAAATGCCTCGCATCACAGGGGCTCAGCTTCTGAAGTATGTTGGCGACAAATATCCCGATATTGTGCGAGTGATGCTTTCGGGGCAGTCGGACGAAGAGAGCTTGCAGCTTTCCGTTTCGCGAACGCATCAATACTTTACCAAGCCTTGCGATCCGATCGAGTTGTTTCAGGCCGTGTCGCGCTCGTGTGCCCTACGCGACCGGCTTTCTAACGAGAAGTTGAAGGCGTTGATCTCACAAACGCGAAGCTTGCCAAGCGCTCCGCAGATTTACGCGAAGGTGGTGGACGAGCTTCAGTCGACCGATGCCTGCCTGCGGACGATCGCCGATCTGATCTCGCAAGATGTGGCAATGAGTACCAAGCTATTGCAATTGGTGAACTCATCCTTCTTCAGTTTAAAACGCCGAGTGGAAAGCCCAGCCCAGGCCGCGGCGTTATTGGGACTGAATGTCTTGCGGCCGGTGGTGCTGACCGTGGGGATCTTCTCGCAGTTCGACGTGAAGAACGAGAGTCCGTTTTCGATGGTGGCTTTCTCGGATCACGCCATGGCTGTTGGCCAGGTCGCCGAGATGATCGCCGAAGATCTGGAGGCTCCTAAGCAAATAGTCGACGATTCGCAGATGGCTGGCTTCGTGCACGATGTCGGGCAGCTACTGCTCGCTTCACGAATGCCAGATACTTACGAACAAGTGCATCGCGATGTCGTCGAACGGAAGCAAGACCTGTACGAGACCGAAGTCCAATACTTTGGTACGACGCACCTTCTGGTCGGGGCGCACTTGTTAGCTTTGTGGGGATTGCCACAACCAATTGTCGAGGCCGTGGCCTTTCATGCCAAGCCGCGTGAAATGGAGACAGAAGAATTCAATCCGCTGGTCGCGGTCCATGTGGCCAACGTGCTGGTGAATGAAACCACGCTACAGAATCCGATAGAAGTCGATGCCCAACTTGATCTCGAATGGCTGGATGGTTTAGGCCTGGCTGATCACATCGATCGATGGCGAGATCGCGTTCGGGTGATGGTCAGCAAAGGGGGGCGACATGAATAAGCGCGTTCTGTTTGTCGACGACGACCCCAACTTGCTGCGAGGTTTGAACCGGCAACTCCGAAAGAAGTACGAAGTCTTCACCGCGGTCAGTGGCGAAGACGCATTGGCGATGATGGCCGACCAAGGGCCGTTTGCCGTGGTGGTTTCGGACATGCAGATGCCTGAAATGGACGGGGCGGAGTTCTTGTCGCAGGCAAAGCAACAGAATCGCGACACGATCCGGATCATGTTAACAGGCGACGCCGGCCAGGCCACGGCGATCGAAGCAGTGAACAGCGGCGAAGTGTTTCGGTTCGCGACCAAGCCTTGCCCGATCGAAAAACTGACGCCATTGATTGACGCCGGAATCGAACAGTATCGCCTGATTACATCGGAACGAAGTGTACTGACGAAGACACTTGGTGGCAGTGTGGGGGTGCTGACCGAGTTGCTTTCGCTGAATAATCCGGTCGCGTTTGGTCGCACTGGCCGCATTCGCTCTTTGGCGAAACGCTTCGCCCCGCTGATGCCAGAAGTCGAGGCCTGGGAAGTGGAGTTGGCCGCGATGTTGTTTCCAATCGGAAGCATGTCGGTGCCAGAGTCCCTTCTGGTACGTGCCGCGAGTGGTGAGTCGTTAACCAATGCCGAGCGTGATCAGCTCGATAGTCAGGCTGCCGTGGCGAGCCGGTTGATCAACAAGATTCCACGGCTGAAGAGCGTCGCCAAAATTGTCGCTTACCAGGCGAAAGCTTTCGATGGTACCGGCTCTCCTAAGGACAACGTATCGGGGGAAGCGATACCAGTTGGAGCGAGGGTCTTAAAGCTACTGCTCGACTTTGATGCCTTAACCGAAGCAGGCATGGAAGAGAGTCGTGCCGTGGCGATATTGTCCGGCAAGAAGGGGCAATACGATCCTGATATCCTCGAACTTCTGCGCGAGATGATCGGTGTCGACTACGTCATTCGCGAGATTCATATTGGTCAGCTCGAGGACGGCATGCTACTGGAATCGAATCTCTGCACCGAAGATGGCGAGGTCCTTCTGGCTCGCGGACGCTACGTAAGCCCCTTGATTCTGGAGCGGCTGCAAGAGTTTAAGCGATCGCGCCCCGTCAAGAAGATCATCCAGATTCGTGAATTGCGTCAGACGACCGTGTCGACGTCGAAAGATGAAACTCCTGTGCCTGCGTAAGCCGCGGCCATCAGCCTTTGGATACCTGTAAGAATGAACTGCCGAGCCTTTCAGAATCTATTTTCGATTGCGATCGTCACCGCTGTGATGTGGCAGGCAATGCCGATCGTTGTGGTCCAAGCCGAGGACGATGTCGTGATCGGTATGTCGACCGCTCTGTCGGGGCCAACCGCCAGGCTAGGGCTCGATATGCGCGCCGGGGTGAATGCTGCCTTTCAAGAGATCAACAACCAGGGAGGCGTGAATGGTCGGATGGTCCGGTTGATTGCCTTGGACGATGCCTACGAGCCCCGTAACTGTCGCAACAACATGGTGCAGTTGATTGGTAATGAGAATGTGATGGCGATCATTGGGAACGTCGGTACGCCGACGGCGGTTGTGGCGGTGCCTCTGGCGAATGAACATCGTATTCCGTTTGTGGCACCGTTCACCGGTGCGAGCTTGTTACGAAAATCGCCACCCGATCGTTACGTGGTGAACTACCGCGCCAGCTATGCAGAAGAAACGGCGGCGATGGTGAAGGGGCTTGTGCAGGCAGGGATTAAGCCGAGCGAGATCGCCTTCTTCACTCAGGATGATAGCTATGGCGACGATGGGTACTACGGCGGTCTAGCCGCAATTCAAAGCATTCGTCCCGAGATCACGCAGATCGAAATCGCCCATGGTCGATACGAACGGAATTCGCAAGCCGTCGAATCAGCGCTGGCCGATCTGCTGGTTCATTCGCCCACACCGAAGGCCGTGATCATGATCGGCGCGTATGCGCCTTGTGCCGAGTTCATTCGACTATCGAAGGCGAATGGTTTCGAGCCCAGGTTCTTGAACGTGTCGTTTGTCGGCGTCGATCCGTTACTCAAAGCGCTAGGCACACTAAGCGAGGGAGTCGTGGTGACGCAAGTGGTTCCGCACTATGAGGGTAATACCCCCATCGCCCTCGAGTATCGCCAGGCGATGCAGAAGTTTCAGCCAGACGAGCAACTCTCGTTCGGTTCACTGGAAGGGTACATCGCCGGCCGCTTGTTGCTGCGGTCGATGCAATCGATCGAAGGTAGGTTGACCCGAGAGAAAATTGTGGAGGCCTTCGACCAGATGGGTGACTTCGACCTCGGGCTGGGAGTCCCACTCCACTTGAGCTGCAACGATCATCAGGCCAGCAATATGGTTTGGCCGACGATCATTCGAGATCAGAAAATCCTTCCCATGAACTGGAGTGATGGGGATGATCAGTAATAAATCGTCACGTCCGGGAGCGAAAGTGAACTCGGCGGAAATGGCTCAATTGCGTGTCCGGAGATTGAGCCAATTGGCACTGATCGCCGGTTTTGGCATGCTTGGGATCATCACTGTGCTGGTGGCGTACACCTATTCGATCCATGCCAGTTCGGCCCACTTGGAAACGCGTTTGCTCAATTGCCGGATTTCCATTCAGCGTGCGCTCGTAGGTATCAATCGTGACGCAACTACCAAGCTGGCGGACGTCGGCGAATTACCCCGCACCGAGGCTCGTCCTCGGTGGTTGAAAGAACTAGAAGCTGCTTCCCGGAGCGCCAACGATTTAGCCCATTCGTCAGCACTTTCCGATCATGAATCGGACCTCGAAATCTCGACCAACCGCTTGCGTGCCTGGCATGATCGGACATCGCAGTGGCAACTACGGCAGCGTCTGACTCGCTTTGCCGCGGAAGAGAAGTTGAATCGGCTTCAATATCTGACCGGCGAGTTGCGTTCCGAGATCGAACATGAGAAAGGGCACGAGCGACTCAATGCGATTCTTGAATTTCGCCAGGCCGCCCAAGCGGAAAACAACTTCGAGCACGTGTCGCAGTTGGCCAAGTCGGCCATTCGAGCTTCGCGGTCTTCGCATCTGGAAGGCGACCTGGCTCAGTTGCAACTGGCAATTCTGCAGTTGGCGGCGGAAGTCGACCGATCGGAGTTGGAAGACCGAGTGCAGAACCAGATTCGTCCACGATTGTTGCGAATCAAATCGAGCGTGATGAATCCGGAACTGCGGGAACTGGTTTATGAAATTGAACAATCACTGTTCGAGCGTGCGCCGGATAGCGATCTCCGAAACGCCCAGGAGAATGGCCTCGCCATTTTGCAGGCTCAACTGACCGATCTTCAGCGTGAGAAGCGAGCATTGCTGCAAGAGTTGCAAGATGCGATTGCCGCGCTGAATGTCGAGCAGGAACAAATCGATCAGGCCAGCGCGCTACTGTCGGAACGACTCGGTACCCACTTCGTGAGTGCCGTGGTGATTGTGTGGTCGATTATCTGTTTGTGTGCCTTGGCCTTGTCGATCGTGTTCTGGAAGATGGGCAAGCGAGTTTCGACCCATATTTGTAACCAGGTGAAAGAACTCGATACCGTCGCCCACGAGCTGAATCAGGAAAAGATTGTGCTGACGGTGACGCAGCAAAAGTTGCAACGCGAGTTCCAGTGTCACAAAGTGACCCAGGAAGAGCGTGAGCGTCTGTTCAGCGAACTGGCTTCGGCTTCTCGCCAGGCGGGCATGGCTGAAATGGCGACGAGCGTGCTGCATAACGTGGGGAATGTGTTGAACAGCATTAATGTCTCGACGCAAGTTGTGATTGGAAAGTTGAAAACGCGTCGGGCGGCGGCACTGAAGCAAGCCTGTCAGTTAATGGGTGAACATCAAGACGACTTAGGAGCTTTCTTCGCGAACGATCCTCGCGGCAAGAAACTACCTGAGTTCCTCGACCGCCTGGCGGATCTGATGAGCAAAGAAAACGAGGAAGTGTTGGAAGAACTGACGTGTCTCGATGGTCACGTCGATCACGTCAAGCAGATCGTGAATGCTCAACAACAGTTTGCCAAGGTGACCAACCTGCAAGAGCCAGTCGATTTGGAACGTTTGCTTGACGATGCCGTGAAGATCAACGAGGCGTCGATGAAGAAGCACGAGATCGAGATCATTCGTGAAATCGAAATGCTACCGCAGGTGATTACCGATAAGAACAAGGTTCTGCAAATCCTGGTGAACCTGGTGAAGAACGCCAAGCAGTCGGTCTGCAAATGCCAGGGCAAACGCTGGATCCGTCTTCGCGTGCGTGCCCGAGATGCTGACACCGTGGTGGTGCAGGTGATCGACAATGGCGTCGGCATCGCACCGGAGCATATGCCGAAGATGTTCACGCATGGCTTTACGACCAAGAAAGATGGCCATGGCTTCGGTCTGCATAGCGGGGCCCTAACGGCAAAAGAACTGGGTGGTTCATTAACCGTTCAGAGCGAAGGTGTCGGCTTAGGTGCTTCGTTTACGCTCGCGTTGCCTCGCAACGAGATGTCCATGCCGCAAGAGGAAGAAGTGAGCCAGGATGAGATCGATTTCCACCAGGCGAGTACGATCTGAGTCGCTTAAAGCAACCAAGTTCCGAACGAGGTTCTGGCCTGACGATCGGTCAGACCGGAACCTGTCGGATTCGGCGACGGCATATGCCCCGGCGCCGACGGCCTCTTATTTCTGAACCTGAACCAATGGAAAGGCATCCTTCAGCGTTTTGATTCCGCTGTTGGTGACGTCGGTTCCATTCACGTTCATGCTTTTCAGAAGATACATTTCTTTGAGCTTTTCCATTCCGTGATCCGAAATCTCGGTGTTGCTGACGTCGAGTTTCATCAGCACATAACGAATCGAAGTGTCGTTGATGACGCCCAGATGATCGTCGTTGCAGTTGGTGTTGCTCAAGTCGAGCTCGACGATGTAGCCGAGCGAAGCAAGCTGTTCAAAGGTTTCGTCGTTCAGCGTTTGGCCGCTGAGGTCAATCGCCCAGGCATCGCCTTGGGGGAAGTTCTTCAATTCAAACTTCGCCCCGATCGCTTCGAGCTGATCTTTGGCCTGGGTTTTCTTCTGCTCGGCCCGCTCGTAATCGCTCAGTCCATCGTTGTAGCAGCCGAGAATCAACAGAAGGGCTGCTACGTAGACGTAAGCGACAAACTTCAGCGGAGGCTCCGGCTGGTGGTCGTTGCGCATGGTGTCCTCGGAACGGTGAATGAAATCGATAGGTGATGAAAAACCGCCGATGGCAACTGCGTGATGTTCTCGTCGAAGCAACGAGGGAAGCATCACGCAGAAGATTTGCTGCCCTGGCGTAAACAGGCCCGTAGGGACTGCGACAGTTTAGAATTCTTCGATCGCCTGGCCGTCCGACATGGCACACAGCTTGTTGAACGTACCGAATTGTTCCTTCAGCGTCGCAGAGAATGGAAGCCAGTCGATGTTTTCACTGAGGAAATGGACCGAGCCATCCCCAAAGACGAACTGAACGCCGCCTGGGTGCATGCTCGAGAACGCAGTGTCCGGCTTTTTGCCGGCAGTCACCGATTCGCCGTCACCAATGCGGTACGAGCCATAGCCCTGAATGGCATCGGTGTTGACGATGCCGTCCCCACTTTGCTTAGTGCGTTCACCCATCCACAGCGAAGCATAACCCGCTTCTGGGCTGCGACGTTCGCCGACCATGATCGTGTTGCTTAGACCGTCGGTTACTTCTTTGAACTTGACGCCAATCTTGCCACTGAGCATCCCCTTGCTACCAAGCGTGCCGGCACAGCCTGGATAGTTCGACTTGGCGATGTCTTGCGAGCTGCCATCGATCATGAAGGGACGATTGTCATTCAAGCTACCGCCTGGATCGGATGGACAGAGGTAAGCGTTAAGGGATGTCTGAGCGACTTCCAGATCGTTATCCAGGATGTCCTGAAAGGTGTTCTTCGACGAATTGACGCGCTGGTACAAGTTGTCTTGTTCCAGGTAAGGCAGCACAAAAAACGACCAGGCAAAGCCCGACTTGTCGTGAGCGTCAATGAAGCTGGGTGGAAGCTTCTGATGCGTGTCGTGGTACATGTGGCACGCCAGGCCGATCTGCTTCAAGTTGTTGTTGCAGTGGGCACGGCGAGCTGCTTCACGTGCTTGCTGCACAGCCGGGAGCAACAGGGCGATTAAGACACCGATGATGGCGATGACCACTAAAAGTTCCACAAGTGTGAAACCTTTTCGGTTGTTCATTCGTAGATCCTTCGTAGATGGGGGGATGAAATGAATGCGTGACATTGAGCTGGCAAACTTTGCGACGGTAAGTGGATTGATCGTCTGCCGTGGCCGCAAAGAATCTCCTGAGGGTTGACGTCGAGTCGCAATTGAGATGCCAGATGAACAAAATGGCGCAGAATAGCAACTGCAATGGCACGAATTGATAATCGCTTCAAGGCTTCCCCACCAATCGGTCCACATGTGCCGTAGGACGCCCTTTTAGCTGTCTTTACCGCGAAATCTACATTCGCCCAAGGGAGCATTGGGAGAGGTTTCGTCGATTAGAACTGGCCTCTGTAAAAATTCATGGGTTTGCCCGTGCTTGGTAAGACGAACGGGTTGCTTTGCCCAAGCTGCATGCATAGGCATGCGACACGTGATATAAATTTGCGCAACCGCATCTCAAAAGAGGGAGAGAGCGTTTCGCTTGAAGAGGGGGCGATTAAGGGCGCTCGCTTGGCAAAACCGGCAGTGCGGACGGCTTCGATTGAATGGCCCGCCAGATTGCTTCAGCTGCCACGGAATGCCCCATGGCATTTAGATGATGATCGGCCGATCCGATTTTCAACGTCGTCGAGTCAATTCCTTCGGACCACTTTCGCAAGTCGAGGGTGACCATGCCCGAACGCTTTGCCACGCCGACGATCGCATCGTCGGAAGCGGTTTCTTCCAGGATTTCGGGAATCGGCAGGTAGATCCAGACGGGCAAGATCTCACGCTCTCGGCAGTCTTGGTTGATGCCGGTATAGATGCATTCCGTGATCGCTTCGGCACGCGCTTGCAGCAAGACTTCGACCGCGCCCTGCGATGTTTGGCTTGTGATACCAGCCTCGTCAAGGATCTCGTCGATACAGGGATAAAGGAGCGCGTGTCCCTTCTGTTGAAACTGAGCGATGTGGCGTGGTGGTCCCTGAAATTCCCCCTGGTGGGCAACGTACCAAATGGCATCGGGCTGGAAGTCGAAAACTTTGGCTCGCAGCGCGGCAGCGGTGTGCAGCGCATAGTATCGGCCGATGCCAAAGTTTAGTAGTTCGACCTGGGGCCCATCTTTCGGCATTGCCGCGTTGATTTTCTGCTCAAGCAGGCGGACGAAAGTCTCTTGTTCTTCGACCCCATAGCCCATCGTCACGCTCGAACCGACCACGGCAACGCGATACGTGTTGGGGGCTTTGCGGTGGGAAACCGGCGGGTTCCGCATGCCATGGCTGTTAATCTCAATCGGTTTATCGACCAATGTGCCTCGCCAACCTGGAATCATTTCCATTTCCAGCAAGTCGTCGCGAGGGCGAGTAATCTCCTCGAAGATCACCGCTTCACCAGCCGGCCGCGGGTTGCCTCCGCGGACTAGTGGATCGGATTGGAAGTTGACATTGGCCAACTGTTCGTAATAACCCTGGACGTCGCGCGAGACTTCCGCAGCAGTGAGCATTTCGCGCTGCATATTGACGATTTTCTCGCGAGTTCGCAGATCGAATTGATCCGCGAACCACGGCATTCCCATTAGTAACAACGCAGCCATCGCCGCGGATACCACAGCGGGCGCTCGCCAGGCCGTGGTGGCAAATGCGGCAGTCTTGTCCTGCATTGCGAGCTTTCCGCCACACTGCCAGTGCAGAAAGGTTCCGCTGACGATCGTTGCCACCACGATCAGACACACGCTGCCGAGACCTTGCCAGAAGTCGGTATTCGTTGAAGCCAGCAGACCGATCCACTGGAAGAAACCAGGCACGGTCCAGCAGGCCCAAAACGTCGCGACCGTCAGGAAGACGCCCATCACTTGCAAGCAATGACGTAGCGAGTGGAGCAGGGGAGCGGTCATCGGCTTCGCGACTGGCCGGGCCGCTCGGTTGTAGTCGAGCAGACCATTAACGGCGACAACGATCCCGGCAATCAGCCACAGGCCGGCTTCGTTGATGCTGATCGGGAATTCACCCACCAGCCAGAAAACCTGGTACGAATGCAGTGCCCACGTTACGACGAACACAAACGCAATCGCTCCGACAATTGCCGCACGATCGCCAAAACGGCGCAGGTGAAAGAAGGCGGGATAAAAGAACTGACGCTCAAGGAAGACCTTCCAATAGATGTTAATGCGACGCCAGATATCGATGAAACTGGACGCCAGAAAGTAGTTCTCGTGTGTGCGAGGAAGGTTGAAGCCGAATAGATGCAAGATTCCGGTGATGATGTGAAACGAGCCAGAGATCCGCAAATACAACATATAGTTGGTGACCAGAAACAGCCCCACATCACTGACCGTGCGGACATCTTCGGGCGAAGGTAGCAGGAAATATTTGATGCCGCGATACAGCAGCAAGTGCATCAAGCCGCGAGCAATCCAGTTGATACCGCGCTGGGCGATTTCAATGCCTGGCCGATTGAACCAGCTATCGCAGAACGTTTGATAGTCGACGATCGGATAAAACGGAAAGCTGGCGTTGGGCAGCATGAAGAAGTACGACAACTGCATCGAAAGCGGTGCCGAGGTTCGATTTCGCTGCCGCACGTAGACCAGCAGCCGAAACATGAACATCGACCCCAGGATCGCCCAGAACAATTGGTCTTCGGTCGATCGATACCATGC
Proteins encoded in this window:
- a CDS encoding DUF1559 domain-containing protein; its protein translation is MNNRKGFTLVELLVVIAIIGVLIALLLPAVQQAREAARRAHCNNNLKQIGLACHMYHDTHQKLPPSFIDAHDKSGFAWSFFVLPYLEQDNLYQRVNSSKNTFQDILDNDLEVAQTSLNAYLCPSDPGGSLNDNRPFMIDGSSQDIAKSNYPGCAGTLGSKGMLSGKIGVKFKEVTDGLSNTIMVGERRSPEAGYASLWMGERTKQSGDGIVNTDAIQGYGSYRIGDGESVTAGKKPDTAFSSMHPGGVQFVFGDGSVHFLSENIDWLPFSATLKEQFGTFNKLCAMSDGQAIEEF
- a CDS encoding ATP-binding protein; this translates as MISNKSSRPGAKVNSAEMAQLRVRRLSQLALIAGFGMLGIITVLVAYTYSIHASSAHLETRLLNCRISIQRALVGINRDATTKLADVGELPRTEARPRWLKELEAASRSANDLAHSSALSDHESDLEISTNRLRAWHDRTSQWQLRQRLTRFAAEEKLNRLQYLTGELRSEIEHEKGHERLNAILEFRQAAQAENNFEHVSQLAKSAIRASRSSHLEGDLAQLQLAILQLAAEVDRSELEDRVQNQIRPRLLRIKSSVMNPELRELVYEIEQSLFERAPDSDLRNAQENGLAILQAQLTDLQREKRALLQELQDAIAALNVEQEQIDQASALLSERLGTHFVSAVVIVWSIICLCALALSIVFWKMGKRVSTHICNQVKELDTVAHELNQEKIVLTVTQQKLQREFQCHKVTQEERERLFSELASASRQAGMAEMATSVLHNVGNVLNSINVSTQVVIGKLKTRRAAALKQACQLMGEHQDDLGAFFANDPRGKKLPEFLDRLADLMSKENEEVLEELTCLDGHVDHVKQIVNAQQQFAKVTNLQEPVDLERLLDDAVKINEASMKKHEIEIIREIEMLPQVITDKNKVLQILVNLVKNAKQSVCKCQGKRWIRLRVRARDADTVVVQVIDNGVGIAPEHMPKMFTHGFTTKKDGHGFGLHSGALTAKELGGSLTVQSEGVGLGASFTLALPRNEMSMPQEEEVSQDEIDFHQASTI